In the genome of Dermacentor variabilis isolate Ectoservices chromosome 5, ASM5094787v1, whole genome shotgun sequence, one region contains:
- the LOC142582939 gene encoding beta-1,3-galactosyltransferase 5-like: MTSGATWKICPMRPSRWFQCRRKMAVFLLQRQRRLSETLIKITAGAVILTLIIYIFQLPTPLTSVPTSDTPLRWFPSTTVANKSLHTERRYNKPNKYLINPQNVCLPHVPIDYLFLVFSAAGHAEARQAIRHTWAGDAKRSSRNRVLFLFGKPSTAKLQSALEIESQRYGDIVQENFWDAYRNLSLKAVMMLRWATLHCPQARFLVKIDDDSLPNLSNFYMAMDGKFEDSIYGEIRHGSIPQRNRNSKWYIPYEDFPKDVAPDFITGGMYVIGGRVVGLLYRTTGHVKPFLMEDMFLTGMCAERAGVARRHLFGAYDPKMFSPCDSKTAIYAHPVAAGEVKDLLNATKSLQYKCHRLFWGIYVCYCGTSDSST; the protein is encoded by the coding sequence gtGTTCCTCCTGCAACGACAAAGACGCCTCAGTGAAACTCTCATCAAAATAACGGCGGGTGCTGTAATTTTAACGCTGATTATATACATATTTCAACTTCCCACTCCACTCACTAGCGTACCTACATCAGACACGCCATTGCGATGGTTCCCAAGCACGACCGTCGCGAACAAGAGCCTCCATACGGAGCGGCGGTACAACAAACCAAACAAGTACCTCATCAACCCGCAGAATGTGTGCTTGCCCCACGTGCCCATAGACTACCTGTTTCTCGTCTTCTCAGCAGCAGGACATGCCGAAGCTCGCCAGGCTATCAGGCACACATGGGCTGGGGACGCGAAGAGGTCCTCGAGAAACAGGGTGCTTTTCCTCTTCGGCAAACCCAGCACCGCGAAGTTGCAGAGCGCCTTAGAGATCGAGTCACAGCGCTACGGAGATATTGTGCAAGAGAACTTCTGGGACGCCTACCGAAACCTATCGCTCAAAGCTGTAATGATGCTTCGGTGGGCAACGCTTCACTGTCCGCAGGCCAGATTTCTAGTCAAAATTGACGACGACTCTTTGCCGAACCTGAGCAACTTCTACATGGCTATGGATGGGAAATTTGAGGACTCCATCTACGGCGAGATCAGACATGGCTCCATTCCGCAACGCAACCGAAACAGCAAGTGGTACATCCCTTACGAAGACTTCCCCAAAGATGTGGCGCCAGACTTCATCACTGGCGGCATGTACGTTATAGGAGGTCGTGTGGTGGGTTTACTTTACAGAACTACCGGCCACGTCAAGCCTTTCCTCATGGAAGACATGTTTCTGACTGGAATGTGCGCCGAACGCGCTGGTGTCGCTAGAAGGCATCTGTTTGGAGCATACGATCCGAAGATGTTTTCGCCGTGCGACTCCAAAACAGCTATCTACGCCCACCCTGTGGCTGCCGGAGAGGTGAAGGACCTCCTGAACGCCACGAAGAGTTTGCAGTACAAATGCCACAGGCTCTTTTGGGGCATCTACGTTTGCTACTGCGGCACTTCGGACAGCTCGACATGA